CTATTGATTCTAGTGGTAAAATAAGTTTATAGTGTCATGGTTCGGTTTCTTTCCATAAAAGAAAGCAAAAAATAGTAATTCTTGAaactctgatttaaaaaaaaataaaaaaaaatgcatgcacaaaaacatcataaggctatgtgtacacattttgctgagtttttggggCAAAACCTGAACAGaacctgcaaagagtttgtatgttctctccgtgtttgcgtgggtttcctccgggcactccggtttcatcccacatgccaaagacatactgataggaattctagattgtgagcccaatcggggacagtgatgataatgtgtgcaaaactgtaaagcgctgcggaatatgttagcgctatataaaaataaagatttattttatttttatttatttattttaggtctTGAGGAATTTTGAGATTTAGAGGCGGATTTGAAGAGTTTCCCCAAAAATCTACCATAAATTATCTTAGAATTTTTCTTCTAGAAAAAGAAAACCCAGACTTCAGGATTGAAGTAATCACTACAAAGAACCCATAATAGTGTATCTTCTTGATCTAGATCATTAATTAGGTTTTTTACCATTAACCAAACTTTTCAAAAAGTTTTATATTCCAAGCCACGACAATAAAATGTCTTTGGGCCCAACACATCACAgtgattttttgccatatttctggaGTAAAACTTGAAATGTTGCAAAAATTTTGTGCGACTCTTAAGTTGTgcaaaaattttacaatttttgacattttttttaaggCAGTGCCAGACAGCTCCGCCGACTTTTAGAGAAGACGGAGAAGTTGGGGTGGGAAGTGATCAATTGCACCCGACCAATTCAATTTATGACAAGTTACACAGTTAAAGTGATGCAAGTTATGCCAGAAATATGTTAACATTTCGAGGAGGTGGAGCACGGCAGCAAAACgatgagagagagagtgagagagagagatttcccattgactttgcattgggtttcgtgtttcggtcgatccctgacttttcgcgataatcggccgatttcactcgactcaacttttgagatagtcgggtttcgcgaaacccgactcgaacctaaaaaagtaaaagtcgctcaaccctactcaccacctctTGTTGCAGCCTGTTCCACTTTTCTTCACATTATCACACCTTTTGCATATCAAAGACTATTACCATCATCTTTCTCTTGTTACATTTTCCAGGGTGGTCTTGAAATTGAGGGGCAGTAGGGCACTTTTTACCAAtttcactgacgaggggcagtaccctgaaacacagtgtctgcaaattgagattctggtttggctattatcctaagtcacgtgacaagactcgttaaaggttaggattgctacttccaataggtggcactagagttctagtcctcttcctctctgaagagacagtttgcattgaaaaaatgaaaaattgatgcagtaaaaaaaaaaaaaatagagggtaCTTTAGTCTCCATTCCCTTAAAAAAAATTAAGCTGAGGAAAACattttagagtctgactgattattttacagttcacagtgaatgCAGCAAATGTCTTCATATCGGAATTATTGACTGTAGACCTGTATCACGTAAGATCTAATTTATTAAATGTTCTTTTCAACACATCCGTAAACAAAAAAGATTGGCTGTCCTGACTTATGAAAagttgtccagaaaaaaaaaattaaaaatcaaattGGAAACCCTGTGGGTGCTGTACAGCAGCTTTTCTTCGTTTTATCACCCCTCTTAGAATTGACAAGTTCTCTCTCCTTCTTTACTGCTGTCATTAACCCCTGATGGGgaatacagaattttttttttattgacataaATCACCCCACTAATGAATCACAGCCAGTTACTGACATCCCTCCCTCTCCATACAGTTTTTCACCAATCTGCAGGCCAGTGAACAGGAGCTTTTCCTTATTGTATCACACCTCTTAGAATTTACAGGTTATTACTGTCAGCTCAGATTCTGCACAGCTTTTATTGTTCCCGGAGGGGGAATATGGGATTTTTTCCTTAATGTCATCACCCCTCTCACTCTTCATGGCCTATTACTGACatcttttctctgtgcagcctcctGTGACCTTAGCGGAGGGGGATCAGAACATTTCTTCATGTTACCATCCTCAACTCTCGGGTCACACTTGGGTCAGATATCATCTGACTGACATATCTGGGTCACATATTTAGCCACAAATATAGATGTTCAGCAACCAGGGACTAGTGATTAATTTGTATTAGTACATTgtacaaaataaaacaattatttatttcttttttagaAAAAAAGTTTAGTAATAAATGTTCAGGTTCTAAATTATTCATTGCACACACAGAAAATCTTGTCCGTGCTGTGCCATCAAGGTATGACCGAAAAAGGTTTCTGGATGGCTGCGTAGCAACAAAATGTCTTCACCGGTAAATGACACTGTCAAATCTCCTGTGGAGGTGTTGCATATTACTATGCATTAacccttcatttttttttatattttatcattTCGGAGTGATGATTTTTGGATAAATTTGCCTTATTTTTTTAGCACCATTGGAGGACTTGATGTTGATCATTGATAAAATCATTGATAAAATAAACTAAAATCCTTAAGTGGAGAACAATAAATGTTGGACAGGCGGCACCAAGAAGTTAATACGGAGAAGGGCTATTGGACAGTGGAAGGGGATGTTGCGCCCCACTCCAGAAGTAACAAAAGTGATAGCCAGATACCAAGAGCATATATAGATGACAAAGGTCAAACTAGGCCCCAAAATATAAAGCTGGGTTTTACCAGCCAGGACACGAGATCTCGTTAACCGATTTAATGGGCAAGCACTAAGGGACCGATCAAGGCCAGACACTTTTTTCAAGGGCCCATAGACATTTGAAGACCATGAAAGAGATGAGATATTGCAAGTGCAAGGTACAGGGGCTAAGGGAATTAATAACTGAAAATTGATGATATTTTATTTATTCttctaaacataaaaaaaaattacatagcaatATGCTTTATACACAAAGAGTGGCGACAACTTCTCCTCCTCCTGACTCCGGCTCATTTCTTTTTTCTGCGGCTGAATTTTGACTCAAGATTAGTGACGGGAAGAATCCCGGGACAAGGTCTCTCCGGGGGCTTCTCTTCCTCGTGTTTCAGAATGGTCGGTCGGATCACATCGATATCACGTGATAGATGGTCCAGCATGCTGGGAATAATGTTGGGTGGAGAGTAGAAGTCAACAAGGAAGTACCtggaagggtaaaaaaaaaaacgaaaccaAAAATTAGATTTTTCACACAATCCAATTTTTCTTTAGAATTCCCCAAAAATGACTCCAGGTGAGGATTTGAGCATTGTTGCATATGAATTTCGTTCCTTTGATAATGGACTTTTCTCACCCATCAATTTTGGAGGGTAAAAAACAACTGATACACTGAAGTTTAACTCtgcatttgtttgtttttataaatATTACCGTAATAAGGAGACAACTTCTTTGTATGTTAAAAATTAGCTTATCAAAATGACCTCCAGGGAGATGTTACAAAGTTTTCCATTCTCCGGCACCACAACCACAGGAAAAATGAAGTATTAAAGTTAAAATTAATAAGCTGTCCATGCAATTCATGGACAGGTTGGGTCCTCCAGAATCAGCAACACTCTTTAATTATCTCTAAAGAGGTGGTCCCACATTACTAGCAGAAGTAGTACAATAAAATAGAAGGAAAGATGGCAGAAAAGGCAAAAAATCTGCTGTGTGAAGAAGAAAGCATTGGTGAACATATGCGATCACTGCTCCAATATATCGGGTCTTCACTACATATGATACTAAAATTGGCCCTTCAGGATCTTAAAACAAAAAAAGACTGACGTTCACCTTTCAAACAGCTGTAGTTCCTCAGTATTACTACTCGAATCCCCCGCCAATCTCCTTATTGCTCCATCGGGTGCAGCCTTGACGTTCGGTCTGAGCTGGAGGAAACAATCtcctagctctttttttttttatggattggTCCGAATGTCAAAGTTGCAATGAATCAATGAGTGGGTTTTGAGAAGAAGAGACCATAAGGGGACACAGGCATCGGTGTGAAGGGGCAGCAAAGTTTCAGACTGTAAGTATCAGGTTTCAAGCAGCGGAGCCCGGCAGGGGACATGGGCATTGTTGTACAGTAGAATCAAAGTTCCGAGAGTATTGGGTTTTGAGGAGAGGGAACAGGCAGGGCACACAGGCATTGTTGTAGAGTAGAAGCAAAGTTCCAAGAGGAGAGTATTGGGTTTTGAGGAGAAATGCAGGGGACGCGGGCATTGTGGTAGAGTAGCAGCAAAGTTCCAAGAGGTGAGTATCGGGTTTTGAGGAGAGGAGACAGGCAGGGGACACGGGCATTGTGGTAGAGTAGCAGTAAAGTTCGAAGAGGTGAGTATCCGGTTTTGAGGAGAGGAGACAGGCAGGGGACACGGGCATTGTGGTAGAGTAGCAGCAAAGATCCAAGAGGCGAGTATCGGCTTTTGAGGAGAGGAGACAGGCAGGG
The Ranitomeya imitator isolate aRanImi1 chromosome 3, aRanImi1.pri, whole genome shotgun sequence genome window above contains:
- the MRPS6 gene encoding small ribosomal subunit protein bS6m, translating into MPRYEMALILKAMQRPETVATLKRTIEVLMEKGAIVRNLENLGEKNLPYKISKHNQRHKQGGYFLVDFYSPPNIIPSMLDHLSRDIDVIRPTILKHEEEKPPERPCPGILPVTNLESKFSRRKKK